In a genomic window of Aeromonas veronii:
- a CDS encoding PH domain-containing protein, with the protein MGFDFKNASAAERKAECKRIAAEVGDDMFFTKKELNHLPEILLDGERVISFTSGLMDGNTWLITLTDKRVIFLDKGILFGLKQAIIDLDKVNAVSGETGLLLGSISIQDGANTRTIKNVQKKTVVNFTNKIRDAIETRKNHGTTQPHTSKQSDNNDLISQLERLASLKDKGVLTQDEFEQQKSRLLNA; encoded by the coding sequence ATGGGATTCGATTTTAAAAACGCATCAGCAGCTGAGCGCAAGGCCGAATGCAAAAGAATCGCCGCCGAGGTTGGCGATGATATGTTTTTCACCAAGAAAGAGCTCAATCATTTACCAGAGATCCTTCTTGATGGTGAACGAGTAATATCATTTACATCCGGCCTCATGGATGGCAATACATGGTTAATAACACTGACGGACAAACGAGTCATTTTTTTAGACAAGGGCATTCTCTTCGGTCTAAAACAGGCCATCATCGACCTCGATAAGGTAAATGCTGTATCTGGTGAAACTGGCCTGCTATTGGGGAGCATCAGCATTCAGGATGGGGCCAATACTCGCACGATAAAAAATGTTCAGAAAAAAACAGTCGTCAACTTCACAAATAAAATCCGTGATGCCATAGAGACAAGAAAAAATCATGGCACTACTCAACCACATACCTCGAAACAATCAGATAACAATGATTTAATTTCTCAGCTTGAACGGCTCGCATCTCTTAAGGATAAAGGCGTGTTGACTCAAGATGAGTTCGAGCAACAAAAATCCAGATTACTTAATGCGTAG
- a CDS encoding tyrosine-type recombinase/integrase, translated as MTVRKLDDGKPKLWLAEVYPQGRDGPRKRRRFATKGEALAWERFTLDEHQAKPWLGQEAKEQRTLQDLIDLWFRLHGQTLKRQHVRLAKLQIICSGMGNPKAIDVTPKMWAHYRAKRMAGEIDNGWNVGAKKAITARTVNQELAFIKAVFGELIRLGEWQHPHPLQTATAVKTPDPEMTFLQQWQIADLLSAAQRYPNPDLALIIKICLATGARWREAEALTTSQVTPYRITYTNTKGNKNRTVPISKALYDELMTGSKSGPLFQPCYLDFGRALKTTGIELPDGQLTHVLRHTFASHFMMNGGNILVLQKILGHANIRDTMRYAHFAPDHLEDAARLNPLEAWRQNGGTG; from the coding sequence ATGACCGTCCGCAAACTTGACGATGGCAAGCCAAAACTATGGCTGGCCGAAGTCTATCCTCAGGGGCGTGACGGCCCCCGCAAGCGCCGTCGCTTTGCCACCAAGGGCGAGGCGTTGGCGTGGGAGCGCTTCACCCTGGATGAGCATCAGGCCAAGCCGTGGCTGGGGCAAGAGGCGAAAGAGCAGCGCACCCTGCAAGACCTGATCGATCTCTGGTTCCGGCTGCATGGCCAGACCCTGAAGCGCCAGCATGTCAGGCTGGCCAAGCTGCAGATCATCTGCAGCGGCATGGGAAACCCGAAGGCGATCGATGTCACCCCCAAAATGTGGGCACATTACCGCGCCAAACGCATGGCGGGGGAGATCGACAACGGCTGGAATGTCGGAGCCAAAAAGGCCATCACCGCGCGCACGGTCAATCAGGAGCTGGCATTCATCAAGGCCGTGTTCGGGGAGCTGATCCGGCTGGGTGAGTGGCAGCACCCGCATCCATTGCAGACCGCCACCGCAGTAAAGACCCCCGATCCCGAGATGACCTTTCTGCAACAGTGGCAGATCGCCGATCTGCTCTCGGCGGCGCAGCGATATCCCAACCCTGATTTGGCGCTCATTATCAAAATCTGCCTGGCGACCGGCGCCCGCTGGCGTGAGGCCGAGGCGCTCACCACCTCGCAGGTCACCCCGTACCGCATCACCTATACCAACACCAAGGGCAACAAAAACCGGACGGTGCCGATCAGCAAAGCGCTTTACGATGAGCTGATGACGGGTAGCAAAAGCGGCCCGCTGTTCCAGCCTTGCTATCTGGATTTCGGCAGAGCGCTGAAAACAACCGGCATTGAACTGCCTGACGGTCAGCTGACCCACGTTCTGCGCCACACCTTCGCCAGCCACTTTATGATGAACGGCGGGAATATCCTGGTGCTACAAAAAATCCTTGGCCATGCGAACATTCGTGACACTATGCGCTATGCCCATTTTGCACCAGACCACCTGGAAGATGCCGCACGGTTAAATCCACTGGAGGCGTGGCGACAAAATGGCGGCACAGGTTAG